In Aegilops tauschii subsp. strangulata cultivar AL8/78 chromosome 3, Aet v6.0, whole genome shotgun sequence, one genomic interval encodes:
- the LOC120976792 gene encoding uncharacterized protein, translating into MALLPRTARLALLSASPRTYSAAAAAGASPTPPAPYAGVPPPAAGSKAAEFVVSKVDDLMNWARRGSIWPMTFGLACCAVEMMHAGAARYDFDRFGVIFRPSPRQSDCMIVAGTLTNKMAPALRKVYDQMPEPRWVISMGSCANGGGYYHYSYSVVRGCDRIVPVDIYVPGCPPTAEALLYGVLQLQKKINRRKDFLHWWTK; encoded by the exons ATGGCGCTGCTCCCGCGCACGGCCCGGCTGGCCCTCCTCTCCGCGTCGCCGCGGACgtactccgccgccgccgccgcgggcgCCTCCCCGACCCCACCGGCGCCCTACGCGGGCGTGCCTCCGCCGGCGGCGGGGTCCAAGGCGGCCGAGTTCGTCGTCTCCAAGGTGGACGACCTCATGAACTGGGCGCGAAGGGGCTCGATCTGGCCCATGACCTTCGGGCTCGCCTGCTGCGCCGTCGAGATGATGCACGCTGGCGCCGCCCGCTACGACTTCGACCGATTCGGCGTCATCTTCCGCCCGTCCCCGCGCCAGTCCGACTGCATGATTGTCGCCGGCACGCTCACCAACAAGATGGCGCCCGCCCTCCGCAA GGTTTATGATCAGATGCCCGAGCCACGTTGGGTCATTTCGATGGGCAGCTGTGCCAATGGTGGTGGATACTACCACTACTCCTACTCTGTTGTGCGCGGATGCGACCGCATTGTTCCTGTGGACATCTACGTCCCTGGATGCCCCCCAACTGCTGAGGCCCTACTGTACGGTGTTCTCCAGCTCCAGAAGAAGATCAACAGGCGCAAGGATTTCCTTCACTGGTGGACCAAGTGA
- the LOC109783536 gene encoding inorganic pyrophosphatase 1, producing MDGVVVVFDFDKTIIDVDSDNWVVDGLGATELFDRLLPTMPWNTLIDTVMGELHAQGRTLRDVADVLRAAPIDPHVVAAIRAAHSLGCDLRVLSDANRFFIEAVLDHHGLRGCFSEINTNPSRVDADGRLRIAPHHDFHAGPHGCGLGTCPPNMCKGQVLDRIRASADARKRFIYLGDGRGDYCPSLRLAREDFMMPRKGFPVWDLICENPGLLQAEVHPWSDGKDMQETLLRLISRVLVEESTLLPLDCKLESLPAAVQDGMPMPLGVKN from the coding sequence AtggacggcgtggtggtggtgttCGACTTCGACAAGACCATCATCGACGTCGACAGCGACAACTGGGTCGTCGACGGCCTCGGCGCCACGGAGCTCTTCGACCGCCTCCTGCCCACCATGCCGTGGAACACCCTCATCGACACCGTCATGGGGGAGCTGCACGCGCAGGGCAGGACCCTCCGCGACGTCGCCGACGTGCTCCGTGCCGCGCCCATCGACCCGCACGTCGTCGCCGCCATCAGGGCCGCCCACAGCCTCGGCTGCGACCTCCGGGTCCTCAGCGACGCCAACCGCTTCTTCATCGAGGCCGTCCTCGACCACCACGGCCTCCGGGGCTGCTTCTCCGAGATCAACACCAACCCCAGCCGCGTCGACGCCGACGGCCGCCTCCGCATCGCGCCGCACCACGACTTCCACGCCGGCCCGCACGGCTGCGGCCTCGGCACCTGCCCGCCCAACATGTGCAAGGGCCAGGTGCTCGACCGCATCCGCGCCTCCGCCGACGCCAGGAAGCGCTTCATCTACCTCGGCGACGGGCGCGGCGACTACTGCCCGTCGCTGCGGCTCGCCAGGGAGGACTTCATGATGCCGCGCAAGGGGTTCCCCGTGTGGGACCTCATCTGCGAGAACCCGGGCCTGCTCCAGGCCGAGGTGCACCCGTGGAGCGACGGCAAGGACATGCAGGAGACGCTGCTGCGGCTCATCAGCCGGGTGCTCGTCGAGGAGAGCACGCTGCTGCCGCTCGACTGCAAGCTCGAGTCGCTGCCGGCGGCCGTCCAGGACGGCATGCCCATGCCGCTCGGCGTCAAGAACTGA